In the Candidatus Alcyoniella australis genome, TCTGCCGCCCGGTCTGCACTCTCTGCAAGCAACCTGCGAATGCGGACCCCAGGGGGATAGTCAGACCGACACGGGGGTAATTCTCGTGCGTCGCACTCAGCGACCGTTGATCGCGATCTTGATCGAGGGCGTGCTGCTCAAACCCCGTCCGCGCGCAAGTACGCGCGATTCGCTGACCATGGCTGACGTCCAGCCCGAAGCCCAGGCCAGGGTGTTCGAGTATGATAGGCAGTTCGACGTAGTACTGTTCAGCACGACCCCCGGATGCCCGGCGCTGCTGCGCAAAGAGCTCGACGAGCTGCTGTTTCCAAAGCTGCCGATCATCAAGCTGCGCTCGTCAGAGCCGCAAGCCACCCGCGAGTGGGGCGGCATCCACCTCGCGCTGTGCGTTTCCGAGGAACAGGCCGCGCCGCTGCTGGCCCAAGGGGTGCGGGTACTGATCGTTGAACAACCGCACCGTCGGATGGATTGGGACATGATCTATCAGCGAATGATCCAAATGCTAAAGGCCCAGGGGCAATGATCAAGGTAGCGGTCCAAACTCTAATTTTAATACTGTTGGTTTCCCTGACGTGGATCGGCTGCCAGGGAGATCCGGGCAATCCCTTTGACGACGACGACGACCAACCCGGCTCGGACGATCCCACGCGCTATCACGGCGACCAGGCCCAGGACCCGTTTTTCGAGGGCTGGTACCTCAACGTCAAAGACCCGGCACAAGGCAGCTCGCATCTGTTGATCATTGCCGTGCTCAATCCCAACCGTACTTCGGGCGCTTGGAGCACTGCCTACGCCTTGCTGGCCGATATGAACCGCGGCAGCTACTTGATGCAACTTTTCGATCCGTTGGACTTCAACGCCTCGAGCGAACGCTTCGACGCCTCAATCGCCGATAGACTCTCGATCGATTTCAGCGGTACGTCCGGCTGTATCGAGGCTGACGGGCACAGCGCCTGCTGGCAGCTCGAGCTCACCAACTGGATGCGCTGGACCAACGCCATGGGCTCGCTGACCAACGTGCCGGACCTGGCGATGAACTGGGACGTCTGGATGCTCAACGGCCGCGCCGGCGGCTATATCGAGTACGACGGACAGCGCACAGACTATTTCGACGCAACAGCCTACGGCGATCACAACTGGGGGACTCAGTTTCCCGACACCTACGTCTGGGGGCAGGCCAACAACTTCGCCACAGCCGGCGACTGTCTGGCGTTTTCCGGCGGCGACGTCCCCCTGGGCGACATCCCCCTGCGCGGCTACATGATCGGCTATTTGCGCGGCGATCGGTTGTACGAGCTGCGCAGCCAGGACGGCGATCTGATCAACCACAGCTACCAGGACGGAATTTGGGTCGTCGAGGGGATCGAGGGCAACCACAAGCTGGTGATCACCGGCGTGGCCGACACGCGCACGATCGTAAGGCTGCCCGCGCCGCGTCCCGAGGGATTGTCCGACTACGCCGGACAGACCTTGAAGGGAACGGTAACGGTCGAGGTCTTTGAGCGCGACGGGTTGGGCTGGAAGATCGTCGACAGCAACGCATCGAGCCCCGCGGGGTTGGAGAACGGCGGCTCCTGATCGCGCGAATCAGTAGCGGATGAAATTCCTGACAAGCAGCTCCTCGAGCACGCGCTGTTGGCGCGATTCCTCGTCGGCCAGCACGGAGCACAGCTCGCTAAGCACCCCGTCCATCCGTTGCTTGGCCAACCAGACGTAAAGGCTGCGTCGGCCTGCCACCTGTTTCAGGGCGCAGAGCATCGCCGGTTTGATCGAGGTGAAAGTATTCGCCGGCTGGGGCGAGTCGGTCTCCCAGTCGCCGATGTCGGCCGGAGCCGCTCCAGGCAAATATTCGCCTGTGTTCGAGATCTCCATAGCTGAGGAGAGTCGGTCCGAATGGTTGCGCTCGATGCGCGACATCTCGGAAAAGGTCTGCTCGCCCGAGCGGTCCTCTGAAAGCTGAGACATCTTGTTGTAGAGCCCGGTTGAGAACTGCTCGCGTTCAACCGCAAGTTCGATCCAGCTCTCGATGCTCATCTGCGGCCCGGCTTTGGCTCCCGCGGATTTGCCTCCGGCGTTGCGGTACTCCCGGCCGAGCCTGACACGCTCGGGCTTGGGCAGGGTGACAATTCTGCTTCCCAGCTCTTGGGCCTGGGTAAGCAGCTCGGAATCGGCCGCGACAGCGTCCGGATCCTCCATGCCCGAGACCAGCAATTTATGTTCGAACGATTTGTTCAACGGGTCAAAGAAGTAGCGTGCGGTGTGCAGCACTCCGTCGAACAGCCGCGGTCCGCGTGTGGCCCCCACGGCGATCAGCACGCCGCGTCCGGTTCCCTGGTCGCCGGCCTTGCGCAGATATTTCTGCGACCACATCCGCTGCACGCGCGAGATCAGAATTTGTGCGTGGGCCGAGAGCGCGTAGAAATGAATCGGGCTGGCCAGCACCACGGTTTGCGTGTCGCGCAGTCGCGGGATCAGCTCGTACAGCTCGTCGCGGATCTCACAGTCATCGCCCAGGCGGCAACGGTCGCAGGCCTTGCATGGGTGCATCTCGATCTGGGCCAGATTGATTTTTTCCACCTTGGCCCCGGCTCGCGAAGCGCCGTTGAGCAGCTCGTCCAGCAGTCGCTCGGAGTTTCCTCCCTTGCGTGGGCTGGCGGCCAAGCCGATCAGGTCGATCATCGTCATCCTCCGCGGTCCGCCCTGAGCGTCCAACGCGATCAATCGATTTGCGGACAATCAAGCGTGAGTTTGATATAGACTATCAAACATATTTGCCCAATATGCCAAACTGTGAAAAACGATTGAGCTTAAACCAACAGACTCCGGCCGTGAAAACCAAGTGGGACGAGCTGTGCGTACTGCTGGCCAAGCATCGACCGCGGCGCCGGCTGTTGATCATGACCCATAACAATCCCGATCCCGACGCCATCAGCGCTGCAGCCGGGTTGAAGTACCTGGTCTGGCGCTCTATGCGCATCCACTCGACGATCCAGTACGGCGGGATCATCAGCCGGGCCGAGAACGTGCAGATGGTCAAGCACTGTCGGATCGATATCCGTACGATCAACCCGGCGCAGGCCTCGCGCTACTCGCTGGTGGCGATCGTCGACAGCCAGCCGGGCGCCCGCAACAACTCGCTGAGCAAGAAGATCAAGGCGCAGATCGCCATCGACCACCACGTACCGCTACGTAAAGAGACCCTGCGGCTGCCGTTCCACGACGTGCGGAACGACCACGGCTCGACCTGTACGATCATCACCGGCTATTTCCAGCACGCCGGCGTCGAACCCGATCGGCGCATTGCCACGGCTATGTACTACGGCATCCTGACCGACGTGGGCGATATCGGCCGCGACAAGCACGCCATCGACATCCGGGCGATGCAGTGGCTGCACCGATTCATCAGCGAACGGACCTTGATGAAGATCACCCACCCGCGGATGTCGGCCGCACACCTGAACAGCATTGCCGACGCAATTAAGCAGGCCGTGGTTTACCGCGACGTGATAATCAGCGACCTGGGCGAAGTAGCCCGGCCCGATACGATCTCCGAGCTGGCCGACTTCCTGCTTAAACTCGAGGGGATGCGCTGGAGCTTCACCTGCGGACATTACAACGGCAAAATCATGTTTTCCATGCGCACCAGTCAGAACAATCGCAACGCCGGACAGCTCGCATACCGCCTGAGTAAAGGCCGCGGCGACGCCGGAGGACATCAACGCTTTGCCGGTGGAATGATAACGCTAAATAAAAATCAACTTCCGCACGAGCAATGCAGTGCGTTGATCGAACGTTTTTTAAAACTAATCGGCCGCCAGGATCTTCCATGTCGGCCGATCTCCCCGCTCAAGCCGCCTGAGCAGGAATAGGGCGTATGAGCGAACGCTACGAGTGTCAGGTCTGCGGCTATCTCTACGATCCGGTCGCAGCCGACCCGGCCAACGGAATCCCGCTTCAGACCGAATTTTGGGAACTGCCTGAGGATTGGTGCTGCCCGGTCTGCTCGGCGTCGAGAAAATCTTTCGATCGGTTGGGCTAACCGGGAAACAGCCGAAAGATCGCCACGGCGATCGTCACCAAACCCGCCGCCAGTAAACACAGCAGCAGCACGCTTAGCCAGGTGGGCAAACCTCCGCGCACCGGCGTGCTGTGTTGTTCAACGCTCGGCAACGGCTCAGAGCGTTCGCGTTTGGGTCGCAGGTTGGTCGGCAGCTGAAAGCGCAGCTTGGTGTTGCCCAGCATGATCGAGTCGTTATGTCCCAGCACGCTGTGGCCCACTGTGCGATTGTTGACCAGCGAGCCGTTGAGGCTGTTGAGGTCCTCAATGCCGAATTGCTTGCCCGCAGCCTCGAGCCGGGCATGGTGACTGCTCACTCGTGGGTCGTCCAAATGAATCTGGCTGTCGTTGCTGCGGCCGATCACATAGCTTCCCGGCGCGATCATGAACTTGCGCCCCTTATCCGGACCAAAGAGCACCTCGAGGGTGGCGAAGCTGGCCATGCCGGTCTTCTTCTTGTACATCTGCCGCACCAGCTCGTCGCGATTGTACATCGCGGTAGGCTCGTCCACGCTCTCGTCGGTCTCGGGATCGATCTTGAGTATCGACTCGTTGCGTGCCACCTCTTGCAGCTGGGCGATGGTCAGCACGGAGGTCTGGTTGATGGCCTCCTCGGTCGGCTCCTCCTGGCGCAGGTGGAACTGATACGAGCCGATGATCACCTCGTCGCCGATCTTCAACGGCGTGATCTTTGTTATCAAGAAATTGTTGACGAAAACACCGTTGGTCGATTTGTTGTCTTTGATGTAAATTGCGTCGTCGATGATGTAGATCTTGGCGTGATGGCGACTGATCTCCTCGTCGAAAAGCTGAATGTCGCTGGAGGGATCGCGGCCGATGATCGTACGTTTGCGCACTAGAGGAAAACGGAGCAGCCCGCCCAGATCGTCCGTGGTTACGAGTTGATACATAATCGCCCCGCATTTATTGATCACTCCCATTAACACAGCTTTCGAGTTAGAGTCAAAACCGCATGCGCCGCGAGGAGGAATCGTGAGAACAAAATCGGCACCACCGATCGCCTGCCTGGCGATCCTCGCGCTGTTGCTCGTTGCGCCGTTTTCGAGTCACGCGGTCGAGCCCGGACGCTACGTGGCTTACGTGATGCCCGACGAGCAGGCCGTGGAACTGATCCTCGAACTGGAGGTTGACGGCACGTTCAGTTACGTGGAACGTAACGCGGGCAAACAAGTACTGAGCTATCAGGGCAGCTATGTGTCCAACGGCTCGTGGCTGGCGATGACCCACGCGCAGAACGACGAGCAACAGCCGGGACCGCAGGGGCTGACGCGAACGTTCATCGTCACCCAGAACGCGGGGAGCATCATCCTGGCGCCGTTTGACTCGGACAACATCTACAGTTTCGCGATCCTCCCCGTGTCGCCGGAACGCGCAGTGCGCTATCTGCAGATCGTCGAGGGCCACAGCATCTCGCCCATCGGGCGCTACAACGGAAGCTACAAGCTTCCCAACGACCAGACGCGCAATATCGAGCTGGTGATCAGGCCCGACCGCAGCTTCGTCTATCGCGAAAAGAAGCCTGGCCGCAGCAGACGAATGATGGGCATCATGGGAGATTGGGATGCCCGGGAAAACCGCCTGACCCTCAGAAACCAGGGGAGCAGTCGGATCAGCGTTTTCCAGTACGCCATTGTCCAGGACATGCTGCAATTAAAACGCCTGGACTCGGCCAGACCCCCGTTGGCGGTCCAGCCCAAAACCGAGGACCAAGGTCTGACCTATCAGCGCAGCCTGGGCCGCGAAACTCAATTCACCGAGCTGTACGAGCCGCACGGGCTGCACGGCCGCTGGCGGCTGGACTTCCAGAATCAGCAGTTGAGCACCACACGCTGCGAACTGAAACTGCTCGAACCCCATCGATTCGAGTATTCCGAGCAAGTGCTCGGCGAGCCCGCTGCGCGGCTGGAGTTGTCCGGCACCTTCCGACTGGACGGCGATGCGCTGATATTGGTGCTGCCAAAAAATGGAACCGAGCGCAGCTTTAACTTCCGCCTCAGCGCCGATGGCAAGGTTCTCGAACTGAGCACGACCACGACCAACGGACGTTTCGCATTCCCCGTATCGCCCGTGCTCGTGCAGTTCAGCGCACCCTACGAGAGGATCGTTGAAACCGATGGTCCCAAAACCGATGGGCAGCTGGGCCAGACGATCCAGTGAATCTCTGGGAGATAGTGCTGTTGGCAATCGGCCTGGGAGGCGACGCCTTCGGCGTGGCGCTGGCCACCGGGCCGGGAACGGTTTCACCGCGGCACATCTTCAGGCTCTCATTGCATGCCGGGCTGTTCCAGTTCCTGATGCCGCTGGTCGGATGGTTAATCGGACGTATGGCCGCGCCGATCGTCGGCACTGCGGCCGCGTTCATCGCCGCATCGCTAGTGCTGTTGATCGGCATTAAGATGCTGATCGAGGGGCTGCGCACCAAGGCGCACAAACCGATCGACATCAGCCGCGGAAAGGCCCTGTTGGCTTACTCACTGGGTACCAGCGCCGACGCGCTGACCGTGGGAATCGGCGTCGGCCTGCTGGGCAGCGAACTGCTTCTGCCTGCACTGATCTTTGGCGTAGTCGCCGCGCTGATGGCCGCACTGGGGCATTGGCTGTCGCATCTGGTGGCCACAATCATCGGCAGTAGGGCGGAAATCTTGGGCGGCGTGGTGTTGATCGCTTTGGGAGTCAGGATGTTGCCGGCTTGGTGAGTCAGTGCCCGGGGCGGGAATCGAACCCGCACGAGGAAATCCCCAGGGGATTTTAAGTCCCCAGCGTCTACCAGTTCCGCCACCCAGGCGTCGGCACAAGCCATTGAGCCAGGCACATGATCATCAGCGTCCGCTCGGCTGTCAAGTGCAGCGCCAAGCGAACAGCCCGATCAATTATCGAAGTAATCGGTCTCCAGACAGCCGACTGTGCCCGAGACATCGTAGGTCTCCAGCAGGCTGTCCGGATCGACCTGCGCCGCACAATAGACCTCGACCCAACCGATGATCGCATCGTAGGCCAGGCCGATGTCCAGCGCCACGCAGATCGTCGAGGATTCGCAGTCGATTCCGCCAGGCAGGGCATCGAACAGCGCCGTGCCGGTCAAGCTGCCAAGGTCCACCTCGCCGCTGAACACCGAACTGCTATCGCCGATGACCAGCGTTCCTTGAACCGATCCGTCGGATTTATTCAGCGACAGCACGCCGGAGAGCTCGCCCGCCACGCGCGCATCAGGGAAGTGCAGCTCCAGATCGAACACAAAATCTTTGCCAGCGCACTGGTCCTGATCGTCATCGTCGCCATCATCGTCCTGGTCAGCGCTACAGCCCACCGCCACCGCCGTCATTAGCAGCAGCAGCAACCAGAGCCTTGAAGCGGACTTGCGACTGATCATCGCCAGGAAGTTAGCCCGCGGTCTCGCCGACTGTCAACAGAGTACTGGAGCCCGCGCGGAGCTTGGCAGTGGATCGGTTTTGCGACAAAGTAGCACTGATGCGGATACTGCATGTAATTCACGACAACCCCTTTGAAGTGCCGGGAGGCGCGCAGAGCTATTCGGCGAGCCTGGCGCTGGAGCAGGCCGTGCAGGGGCACGAGTGCGCATTGTTCTTTCTGGACCGGAACGGCCGCTCAGCTGGGAAACTGGTCAGCCGCGAGCATCACGGCTTGAAACTGTTCAGCGGCAACATCGACCGCATGCCGCGGCTCATGCGCGGTTTCCAATTCCGCAACTCCTATGACAACCCTGACGCCTTCAAACTCTTCCAAACTGTTTTCGAACATTTCCAACCACAGTTGGTCCACGTCCACAGCCTGATCCTGCTCTCCTACCGCATCCCGCAATACGTCCGCTCCCATCACGCTAAGTTACTGTGGACACTGCACGACTACTGGCCGGTGTGCCATCGCATCGTGTTGCTCGACAATGAAAACGACCTTTGTCACGGGTCGCGTGACGGGTCGCGTTGCGTTCACTGCGGCAAACCGGGCTATAACCGCTGGCCGGGAAGCATGCTCAAGCCCGCCTTTAAATCCGCCTTTGCCAGGCGCAACTCCCGACTGCTCGACGCGCTGCACCAGGCGCATCGGCTGCTCGCTCCCTCGCAATACCTTCAAGGCGTCTATCGCAAACTCGGCGCGCCGGCGGACAGACTGATCCACAGCATCTACGGCATTCGGCCACTGCCGCGACTCTATGCCAGAGAGCCCAAGGAAAAATTGCGGTTTGGATTTTTAGGCAACCCCGCTGCTCACAAGGGAACGATCGAACTGGCGCGCTGCTTTGGCAGCATCCACAACGCCGGCCTCACGTTCTACGGACCGACTCCCCGGGGGCGCGATCTGATTCAGATTATCGCCGCGGCACCCGAAGATGTGATCACGTTCCACGGCCCTTACAAACATCAAGATACGGACAAGGTGCTGCGGACCATCGACGTGCTGGTCGTTCCCAGCCTGTGGCAGGAGAACTCGCCGCTGGTGATCCACGAGGCGCTCAGCGCCGGAATCCCGGTACTGGCCTTTGCCGCGGGCGGCATCCAGGAGTTGGTGCAGCCAGGTGTCAACGGCTGGCTGCTGCCCACAGCCGACTTCCCGGCGCTGGCCCGCACCATCGCGGAACTGGCAGCGGAACCGTTGCTGGTCGACCAGATGTCGCTGGGCGCGGCGCTGATCCGCCCGATTGATGACGACGCCCGCACGTGTATCGAGCTGGCGGAGATCGACTGATGCCCGAACCGCTGTTCGCAATCTGCATCCCGGCGTACAACGCCCGCTCCACGTTGGCCCACGTTTTAAACGCTGCCGCGCGCCAGCGGGTCGGGGGCCGCAGGCCGCAAATTTACGTGCTCGACGACGGTTCGACCGATGACACGGCGGAGCTGATCGGGCAAAGCACCGCGCAACTGCTCTCCCACGACCGATGCCTGGGCCTGGCGCGGGCGCGCAACACGCTGATCGAGAAGGTCGGGGCGCAGTTCCTGGTGTTCCTCGACGCTGACGCCGCGCCCGAGCCCGGCTGCGTGCAATCGTTGCTCGATGCCTTTGAGGACGATGTCGGCGCAGTGGGCGGCATGGGCATCGAGCACTACCAGGATCGGCTCGCCGACCGTTATCGGGCGCAGGTCACTCCGCAATCCCACGGAGACCAGCCGCTGGAAGATCGCCATCTGATGGGCTTGTGCCTGGCGGTGCGACGCTGCGCGGCACTTGAGATCGGCGGCTTCGACGAGGCGTTTGCCAACGCCGGCGAGGACATCGACTTCAGCCTGCGTCTGCGCCAGGCCGGATGGAAATTGCGCTACGAACCTGAGGCGCGCGTTGATCATCTGCGCAGCGGATCAGTGGGCGACCTGCTGCGGCAATCCACGCGCCACGCCTATTGGGCGAGTAGGGCGCTTTCGGCCATTGACCGGCGGGAGCTCTCAGCCTACGCTT is a window encoding:
- a CDS encoding glycosyltransferase; this translates as MPEPLFAICIPAYNARSTLAHVLNAAARQRVGGRRPQIYVLDDGSTDDTAELIGQSTAQLLSHDRCLGLARARNTLIEKVGAQFLVFLDADAAPEPGCVQSLLDAFEDDVGAVGGMGIEHYQDRLADRYRAQVTPQSHGDQPLEDRHLMGLCLAVRRCAALEIGGFDEAFANAGEDIDFSLRLRQAGWKLRYEPEARVDHLRSGSVGDLLRQSTRHAYWASRALSAIDRRELSAYALGTVRHLSTRTVHDLRAGRIGMAGLGALVLPARLASIVAGTLAGMPLRTQARCASKHEDD
- a CDS encoding DHH family phosphoesterase; protein product: MSLNQQTPAVKTKWDELCVLLAKHRPRRRLLIMTHNNPDPDAISAAAGLKYLVWRSMRIHSTIQYGGIISRAENVQMVKHCRIDIRTINPAQASRYSLVAIVDSQPGARNNSLSKKIKAQIAIDHHVPLRKETLRLPFHDVRNDHGSTCTIITGYFQHAGVEPDRRIATAMYYGILTDVGDIGRDKHAIDIRAMQWLHRFISERTLMKITHPRMSAAHLNSIADAIKQAVVYRDVIISDLGEVARPDTISELADFLLKLEGMRWSFTCGHYNGKIMFSMRTSQNNRNAGQLAYRLSKGRGDAGGHQRFAGGMITLNKNQLPHEQCSALIERFLKLIGRQDLPCRPISPLKPPEQE
- a CDS encoding rubredoxin, which encodes MSERYECQVCGYLYDPVAADPANGIPLQTEFWELPEDWCCPVCSASRKSFDRLG
- a CDS encoding glycosyltransferase, which translates into the protein MRILHVIHDNPFEVPGGAQSYSASLALEQAVQGHECALFFLDRNGRSAGKLVSREHHGLKLFSGNIDRMPRLMRGFQFRNSYDNPDAFKLFQTVFEHFQPQLVHVHSLILLSYRIPQYVRSHHAKLLWTLHDYWPVCHRIVLLDNENDLCHGSRDGSRCVHCGKPGYNRWPGSMLKPAFKSAFARRNSRLLDALHQAHRLLAPSQYLQGVYRKLGAPADRLIHSIYGIRPLPRLYAREPKEKLRFGFLGNPAAHKGTIELARCFGSIHNAGLTFYGPTPRGRDLIQIIAAAPEDVITFHGPYKHQDTDKVLRTIDVLVVPSLWQENSPLVIHEALSAGIPVLAFAAGGIQELVQPGVNGWLLPTADFPALARTIAELAAEPLLVDQMSLGAALIRPIDDDARTCIELAEID
- a CDS encoding manganese efflux pump MntP family protein — its product is MAIGLGGDAFGVALATGPGTVSPRHIFRLSLHAGLFQFLMPLVGWLIGRMAAPIVGTAAAFIAASLVLLIGIKMLIEGLRTKAHKPIDISRGKALLAYSLGTSADALTVGIGVGLLGSELLLPALIFGVVAALMAALGHWLSHLVATIIGSRAEILGGVVLIALGVRMLPAW
- a CDS encoding Ig-like domain-containing protein, coding for MRRLLVCIALLLMLTQLGAGRSDQIQIHPRYTGPQPQRIGRCQQLQVIDWVYLPSRGVKLTALVGTQDQPGSQVKFSVDSEPVATATADSQGVARLIIDPLPPGLHSLQATCECGPQGDSQTDTGVILVRRTQRPLIAILIEGVLLKPRPRASTRDSLTMADVQPEAQARVFEYDRQFDVVLFSTTPGCPALLRKELDELLFPKLPIIKLRSSEPQATREWGGIHLALCVSEEQAAPLLAQGVRVLIVEQPHRRMDWDMIYQRMIQMLKAQGQ
- a CDS encoding NAD(P)H-dependent oxidoreductase, giving the protein MIDLIGLAASPRKGGNSERLLDELLNGASRAGAKVEKINLAQIEMHPCKACDRCRLGDDCEIRDELYELIPRLRDTQTVVLASPIHFYALSAHAQILISRVQRMWSQKYLRKAGDQGTGRGVLIAVGATRGPRLFDGVLHTARYFFDPLNKSFEHKLLVSGMEDPDAVAADSELLTQAQELGSRIVTLPKPERVRLGREYRNAGGKSAGAKAGPQMSIESWIELAVEREQFSTGLYNKMSQLSEDRSGEQTFSEMSRIERNHSDRLSSAMEISNTGEYLPGAAPADIGDWETDSPQPANTFTSIKPAMLCALKQVAGRRSLYVWLAKQRMDGVLSELCSVLADEESRQQRVLEELLVRNFIRY
- a CDS encoding FHA domain-containing protein, whose translation is MYQLVTTDDLGGLLRFPLVRKRTIIGRDPSSDIQLFDEEISRHHAKIYIIDDAIYIKDNKSTNGVFVNNFLITKITPLKIGDEVIIGSYQFHLRQEEPTEEAINQTSVLTIAQLQEVARNESILKIDPETDESVDEPTAMYNRDELVRQMYKKKTGMASFATLEVLFGPDKGRKFMIAPGSYVIGRSNDSQIHLDDPRVSSHHARLEAAGKQFGIEDLNSLNGSLVNNRTVGHSVLGHNDSIMLGNTKLRFQLPTNLRPKRERSEPLPSVEQHSTPVRGGLPTWLSVLLLCLLAAGLVTIAVAIFRLFPG
- a CDS encoding tocopherol cyclase family protein, which translates into the protein MIKVAVQTLILILLVSLTWIGCQGDPGNPFDDDDDQPGSDDPTRYHGDQAQDPFFEGWYLNVKDPAQGSSHLLIIAVLNPNRTSGAWSTAYALLADMNRGSYLMQLFDPLDFNASSERFDASIADRLSIDFSGTSGCIEADGHSACWQLELTNWMRWTNAMGSLTNVPDLAMNWDVWMLNGRAGGYIEYDGQRTDYFDATAYGDHNWGTQFPDTYVWGQANNFATAGDCLAFSGGDVPLGDIPLRGYMIGYLRGDRLYELRSQDGDLINHSYQDGIWVVEGIEGNHKLVITGVADTRTIVRLPAPRPEGLSDYAGQTLKGTVTVEVFERDGLGWKIVDSNASSPAGLENGGS